One window of the Rhizobiaceae bacterium genome contains the following:
- a CDS encoding helicase, with the protein MNIQTKPDEPLILSGRDVTAVLGPTNTGKTHLAIERMVAHESGLIGLPLRLLAREVYARVCEKVGAHKVALITGEEKIVPSGARYSVCTVEAMPRQTDAAFVAIDEVQIAGDLERGHIFTDRILHLRGRQETLLLGAATMQGILQKLLKGISVVTRPRLSHLAYAGSKKLTRLPHRSAIVAFSADEVYAIAELIRRQRGGAAVVLGALSPRTRNAQVALYQSGDVDYLIATDAIGMGLNLDVDHVAFAQNRKFDGYQFRDLNPAELGQIAGRAGRHMRDGTFGVTGQVDPFADELVERIEAHDFDAVKVLQWRTARFDFYSLDALRRSIETPSPAEGLTRALPAVDAQALEFLSKDDEVRRLAVTPNRVALLWEACALPDYRKIAPAQHADIIASIYFDLARRGHVDENYMAEQVRRADSTDGDIDTLSHRIAQIRTWTFVSNRPGWLADPAHWQEKTREIEDRLSDALHDRLTKRFVDRRTSVLMRRLRENSMLEAEISPAGTVTVEGHHVGELQGFRFTADQSAGGEEAKAVKAAAQKALAAEFEARSERFSISPNHDIALGSDGVLRWIGAPIGTLTSGEDPLKPRVILLADEQLTGAARDKVVARAERFVGFQIETFLKPLADLKSAEQLSGIARGIAFRLVENFGLIERRAIADDVKSLDQEGRGALRRLGVRFGAYHIFVPALLKPAPASLVTLLWALQNDGKDKPGFGDIVHLLASGRTSVVVNQSFEPVFYKLAGFRILGRRAVRVDILERLADLIRPALSWRAGTGPRPEGAYDGAAFMVTPAMMSILGANADDMEEILKGLGYRGEAKPAADVKAKVEAMDEAARKAAADAAAKREAEAAAKADGPVVSAEAGEATSVAAPDADGGADASAPVEKGALAEPAEGLADAAFDADSHTDAPEETEADAEVVEAPDAAFAESEAQGASTEQDASGEEQGPVGQSVAATVVESLPSAEIETEAPAATPETAETAVESPAEEAKPILLWRPQRAEGRPRHRHGDRNRQGQRGRPGQANAGEAADNRGPRQGKPHFNRDRQRQGGQSGEDRGDRQQRHGKPGGRPDQEKRFESGGRPDQRGDRAEKRSDDRRADDRHNKGGKPHFKQKPREERPVRFDPDSPFAKLAALRDQLKK; encoded by the coding sequence ATGAACATCCAGACGAAGCCGGACGAGCCCCTGATCCTTTCGGGCCGCGACGTGACGGCGGTGCTCGGCCCCACCAACACCGGCAAGACGCATCTCGCCATCGAGCGCATGGTCGCGCATGAAAGCGGGCTGATCGGCCTGCCGCTGAGGCTGCTCGCCCGTGAGGTCTATGCACGCGTTTGCGAGAAGGTCGGTGCACACAAAGTCGCGCTGATTACCGGCGAGGAGAAGATCGTGCCGTCCGGCGCGCGCTATTCCGTCTGCACGGTGGAGGCAATGCCGCGCCAGACGGACGCCGCCTTCGTCGCTATCGACGAGGTGCAGATCGCCGGCGATCTGGAGCGCGGCCATATCTTCACCGATCGCATCCTGCATTTGAGGGGCCGGCAGGAGACGCTGCTGCTCGGCGCGGCGACCATGCAGGGCATTCTGCAGAAGCTGCTGAAGGGGATTTCCGTCGTCACCCGACCGCGCCTTTCGCATCTTGCATACGCGGGTTCAAAGAAGCTCACGCGTCTGCCGCACCGCTCGGCGATCGTCGCCTTTTCCGCAGACGAGGTCTATGCGATCGCCGAGTTGATCCGCCGCCAGCGTGGCGGGGCGGCGGTCGTGCTCGGTGCGCTCTCGCCCCGCACCCGCAACGCGCAGGTGGCGCTCTACCAGTCGGGCGACGTCGACTACCTGATCGCCACCGACGCCATTGGCATGGGCCTCAATCTGGATGTCGATCACGTCGCCTTCGCCCAGAACCGGAAATTCGACGGCTACCAGTTCCGCGATCTCAACCCGGCCGAGCTCGGCCAGATCGCCGGCCGCGCAGGACGCCATATGCGTGACGGCACTTTTGGCGTCACCGGTCAGGTCGATCCCTTCGCCGACGAACTTGTGGAGCGGATCGAGGCGCACGATTTCGATGCTGTGAAGGTGCTGCAATGGCGTACCGCGCGATTCGATTTCTACAGCCTCGACGCGTTGCGGCGGTCGATCGAAACGCCGTCGCCGGCCGAAGGACTGACGCGCGCCCTTCCTGCTGTCGACGCGCAGGCGCTGGAATTCCTCTCGAAGGATGACGAGGTGCGCCGGCTTGCCGTCACGCCGAACCGCGTGGCGCTGCTCTGGGAAGCCTGTGCGCTGCCGGACTATCGCAAGATCGCGCCGGCGCAGCACGCCGACATCATCGCGTCGATCTATTTTGACCTCGCCAGGCGCGGTCATGTCGACGAGAACTACATGGCCGAGCAGGTCCGCCGGGCAGACTCCACCGACGGCGACATCGACACACTGTCGCACCGTATCGCCCAGATCCGTACCTGGACCTTCGTGTCGAACCGGCCCGGTTGGCTGGCTGATCCGGCACACTGGCAGGAAAAAACGCGCGAGATCGAGGACAGGCTGTCGGATGCGTTGCATGACAGGTTGACGAAACGCTTCGTTGATCGCAGGACATCCGTGCTCATGAGGCGCCTGAGAGAGAATAGCATGCTTGAAGCCGAGATCAGCCCAGCCGGTACGGTGACCGTGGAAGGTCATCACGTCGGCGAATTGCAAGGGTTCCGCTTCACCGCCGACCAGAGTGCCGGCGGCGAGGAAGCCAAGGCGGTGAAGGCGGCTGCACAGAAGGCGCTCGCCGCCGAGTTCGAGGCGCGATCCGAGCGTTTTTCCATTTCGCCCAATCACGACATCGCGCTTGGGTCCGACGGCGTCCTGCGCTGGATCGGCGCGCCGATCGGCACGCTGACTTCCGGCGAGGACCCGCTCAAGCCACGCGTCATCCTGCTCGCCGACGAGCAGTTGACGGGTGCGGCCCGCGACAAGGTCGTGGCGCGCGCGGAACGTTTCGTCGGTTTCCAGATCGAGACGTTCCTGAAGCCGCTGGCCGACCTCAAATCGGCCGAGCAGCTCTCCGGCATCGCCCGTGGCATAGCTTTCCGTCTGGTCGAAAATTTCGGCCTGATCGAGCGCCGCGCCATCGCCGACGACGTGAAGTCGCTGGATCAGGAAGGGCGCGGCGCGTTGCGCCGGCTCGGCGTCCGGTTCGGCGCCTACCATATCTTCGTGCCGGCTCTGCTGAAGCCCGCGCCGGCCAGCCTCGTCACGCTTCTCTGGGCGCTGCAGAACGACGGCAAGGACAAGCCCGGTTTCGGCGACATCGTGCATCTGCTGGCTTCCGGCCGCACCTCCGTCGTGGTCAACCAGTCTTTCGAGCCGGTTTTCTACAAGCTGGCGGGCTTCCGCATCCTCGGCAGAAGGGCGGTGCGCGTCGACATTCTCGAACGGCTGGCCGATCTCATCCGGCCGGCTCTGTCTTGGCGTGCCGGAACCGGCCCACGTCCCGAAGGCGCCTATGATGGCGCCGCCTTCATGGTGACGCCCGCCATGATGTCGATCCTCGGCGCCAATGCCGACGACATGGAGGAGATACTCAAGGGCCTCGGCTATCGCGGCGAGGCGAAGCCTGCAGCCGACGTCAAGGCGAAGGTGGAAGCGATGGACGAGGCGGCCCGCAAGGCCGCCGCCGATGCCGCGGCGAAAAGGGAAGCCGAGGCTGCCGCGAAGGCGGACGGCCCTGTTGTTTCCGCGGAAGCCGGAGAGGCGACATCTGTCGCTGCGCCCGATGCTGATGGTGGCGCGGATGCCTCCGCTCCCGTCGAGAAAGGCGCTCTTGCTGAGCCTGCGGAAGGATTGGCGGACGCCGCTTTCGACGCTGATTCCCATACCGATGCGCCTGAGGAGACGGAAGCTGACGCGGAAGTCGTTGAGGCTCCAGATGCGGCGTTTGCGGAATCCGAGGCTCAGGGCGCTTCGACCGAACAGGACGCGTCCGGCGAGGAGCAGGGACCGGTAGGGCAGAGTGTCGCCGCTACCGTGGTTGAGTCCTTGCCTTCGGCCGAAATCGAGACGGAAGCGCCGGCCGCGACGCCGGAAACAGCGGAGACGGCTGTCGAAAGCCCCGCCGAAGAGGCCAAACCGATCCTCCTCTGGCGTCCACAGCGCGCGGAAGGCCGTCCGCGCCATCGCCACGGCGACCGCAACCGGCAAGGCCAGCGTGGTCGTCCCGGTCAGGCGAACGCGGGGGAGGCCGCGGACAATCGCGGACCCCGCCAGGGCAAGCCGCATTTCAATCGTGACCGGCAGCGGCAGGGCGGGCAGAGCGGCGAAGACCGGGGCGATCGCCAGCAACGTCATGGAAAACCCGGCGGACGTCCGGATCAGGAAAAGCGCTTCGAGAGCGGCGGCCGGCCCGACCAGCGTGGCGACCGCGCCGAGAAGCGCTCCGACGATCGCCGCGCCGACGACCGGCATAACAAGGGCGGCAAGCCGCATTTCAAGCAGAAGCCGCGCGAGGAGAGGCCGGTGCGCTTTGACCCCGACTCGCCCTTCGCAAAACTGGCCGCGCTGCGCGACCAACTCAAGAAGTGA
- a CDS encoding beta-ketoacyl-ACP reductase codes for MARVALVTGGSRGIGAAISIALKDAGYKVAANYAGNDEAAQKFTADTGITTYKWSVADYDACAAGIAKVEADLGPVDVLVNNAGITRDSMFHKMTREQWNEVIGTNLNGVFNMTHPLWTGMRDRKFGRVITISSINGQKGQMGQANYSASKAGDIGFTKALAQEGARAGITVNVICPGYIGTDMVMAVPEKVRESIVAQIPVGRLGEPAEIARCVVFLASDEAGFITGSTISANGGQYFA; via the coding sequence ATGGCACGTGTTGCACTGGTTACTGGCGGTTCGCGTGGCATCGGCGCGGCGATCTCCATCGCGCTGAAGGATGCCGGCTACAAGGTCGCGGCGAACTATGCCGGCAATGACGAGGCGGCGCAGAAATTCACCGCGGACACCGGCATCACGACCTACAAGTGGTCGGTGGCCGACTACGACGCCTGCGCCGCCGGCATCGCCAAGGTTGAGGCCGATCTCGGCCCGGTGGACGTGCTGGTCAACAATGCCGGCATCACCCGTGACTCCATGTTCCACAAGATGACGCGCGAGCAGTGGAACGAGGTGATCGGCACCAACCTCAACGGCGTCTTCAACATGACGCATCCGCTCTGGACCGGCATGCGGGATCGCAAGTTCGGCCGCGTCATCACCATCTCCTCGATCAACGGCCAGAAGGGCCAGATGGGGCAGGCGAATTACTCCGCATCGAAAGCCGGCGATATCGGTTTCACCAAGGCGCTGGCGCAGGAGGGCGCGCGCGCCGGCATCACGGTCAATGTCATCTGCCCCGGCTATATCGGCACCGACATGGTGATGGCTGTCCCGGAGAAAGTGCGTGAATCCATCGTTGCCCAGATTCCGGTCGGCCGGCTGGGCGAACCTGCCGAAATCGCGCGTTGTGTGGTGTTCCTGGCTTCCGACGAGGCCGGTTTCATCACCGGCTCGACCATTTCGGCCAATGGCGGCCAGTACTTCGCCTGA
- a CDS encoding acetyl-CoA C-acetyltransferase — protein MSASNSIVVVSAARTPVGSFNGAFANTPAHELGAIAIKEALKRAGVDAKEVDEVILGQILTAGQGQNPARQAARAAGIPDEKTAWGLNQLCGSGLRTIAVGMQQILTGDATIIVAGGQESMSMAPHAQHLRAGTKMGDLKLIDTMIKDGLTDAFYGYHMGNTAENVARQWQLTRDEQDQFAVRSQNKAEAAQKAGKFKDEIVPVTISTRKGDTIVDQDEYIRHGATIEAMAKLRPAFDKEGTVTAANASGINDGAAAVVLMTEAEAAKRGLAPLVRVVSWATAGVDPQIMGTGPIPASRKALQKAGWKVEDLDLVEANEAFAAQACAVNKDMGWNPDIVNVNGGAIAIGHPVGASGARIFNTLVYEMKRSGAKKGLATLCIGGGMGVAMCVESMN, from the coding sequence ATGTCCGCTTCCAACTCAATCGTGGTAGTCAGCGCCGCCCGCACGCCGGTCGGTTCCTTCAACGGCGCCTTCGCCAATACGCCGGCGCATGAACTCGGCGCGATTGCCATCAAGGAAGCGCTCAAGCGGGCCGGTGTGGACGCCAAGGAGGTGGACGAAGTGATCCTCGGCCAGATCCTCACGGCCGGTCAGGGCCAGAATCCGGCGCGGCAGGCGGCACGCGCCGCCGGTATTCCGGACGAGAAGACGGCATGGGGTCTCAACCAGCTCTGCGGCTCGGGCCTGCGCACAATCGCAGTCGGGATGCAGCAAATCCTGACCGGCGACGCCACGATCATCGTGGCCGGCGGCCAGGAATCGATGTCCATGGCGCCGCATGCGCAACACCTGCGCGCCGGCACCAAGATGGGCGACCTCAAGCTGATCGACACCATGATCAAGGACGGCCTGACCGACGCCTTTTACGGCTATCATATGGGCAACACGGCCGAGAACGTCGCGCGCCAGTGGCAGCTCACGCGCGACGAGCAGGATCAGTTCGCGGTGCGGTCGCAGAACAAGGCGGAAGCCGCGCAGAAGGCCGGCAAGTTCAAGGACGAGATCGTGCCGGTGACGATCTCCACCCGCAAGGGCGACACCATCGTCGATCAGGACGAGTATATCCGCCATGGCGCCACCATCGAGGCGATGGCGAAGCTTCGCCCGGCCTTCGACAAGGAAGGCACCGTGACCGCAGCCAACGCTTCCGGCATCAATGACGGAGCCGCCGCCGTCGTGCTGATGACCGAGGCGGAAGCCGCCAAGCGCGGCCTAGCGCCGCTGGTCCGCGTCGTCTCCTGGGCGACCGCCGGCGTCGATCCGCAGATCATGGGCACCGGTCCGATCCCTGCTTCGCGCAAGGCGTTGCAGAAGGCGGGCTGGAAGGTCGAGGACCTCGATCTGGTCGAGGCCAACGAGGCTTTTGCGGCGCAGGCCTGCGCGGTCAACAAGGACATGGGCTGGAACCCGGACATCGTCAACGTCAATGGCGGCGCGATCGCCATCGGCCATCCGGTCGGCGCTTCGGGAGCGCGCATCTTCAACACGCTGGTCTACGAGATGAAGCGCAGCGGCGCGAAGAAGGGCCTCGCGACTCTCTGCATCGGCGGCGGCATGGGCGTCGCCATGTGCGTGGAATCGATGAACTAG
- the phaR gene encoding polyhydroxyalkanoate synthesis repressor PhaR, protein MAVKDEPVVIKKYANRRLYNTGTSTYVTLEDLADMVKKGEDFTVQDAKTGDDITHPVLTQIIFELENKEGQNMLPIPFLRQLIAFYGDQMQMIVPSFLEQSMIAFSKEQERFREQMKQAMGKSPMEMMNMASPMKALEEQTRRNIEMFQNAMRMFTPFPPSGGARETPADAQPQHEGADKSDDLRQLKDQIAAMQRKIDSMG, encoded by the coding sequence ATGGCCGTCAAGGATGAACCGGTGGTGATAAAGAAATACGCCAATCGCCGGCTCTACAATACTGGTACCAGCACCTATGTGACGCTCGAAGACCTGGCCGACATGGTCAAGAAGGGCGAGGACTTCACCGTCCAGGACGCCAAGACTGGCGACGACATCACCCATCCGGTGCTTACGCAGATCATCTTCGAGCTGGAGAACAAGGAAGGCCAGAATATGCTGCCGATCCCGTTCCTGCGGCAGCTCATCGCCTTCTACGGCGACCAGATGCAGATGATCGTGCCGAGCTTCCTCGAACAGTCGATGATCGCCTTCTCCAAGGAACAGGAGCGTTTTCGCGAGCAGATGAAACAGGCCATGGGCAAGTCGCCCATGGAGATGATGAACATGGCCTCGCCGATGAAGGCGCTGGAAGAGCAGACGCGGCGCAACATCGAGATGTTCCAGAACGCCATGCGCATGTTCACGCCGTTTCCGCCGTCGGGAGGCGCGCGGGAGACGCCGGCCGATGCGCAGCCGCAGCACGAGGGCGCAGACAAGTCCGACGACCTGCGGCAACTCAAGGACCAGATCGCCGCGATGCAGCGCAAGATCGATTCCATGGGGTGA
- a CDS encoding MoxR family ATPase — protein sequence MRFEGTAAYVADKDLMVAVNAAIALERPLLVKGEPGTGKTELARQVAAALGLDLIEWHVKSTTKAQQGLYEYDAVSRLRDSQLGDERFNDIRNYIKRGKLWDAFAADRKVVLLIDEIDKADIEFPNDLLQELDRMEFFVYETGETIRAAQRPIVIITSNNEKELPDAFLRRCFFHYIRFPDADTLQKIVDVHYPGIKQNLVRAALTQFYEIRDVPGLKKKPSTSEALDWIRLLVADDIAPEDLRADPRNMLPKLHGALLKNEQDVHLFERLAFMARRQG from the coding sequence ATGCGCTTCGAAGGAACGGCGGCCTATGTCGCCGACAAGGATTTGATGGTCGCCGTCAATGCGGCGATCGCGCTGGAGCGACCGCTTCTGGTCAAGGGCGAACCCGGCACCGGCAAGACCGAACTGGCGCGGCAGGTGGCCGCGGCGCTGGGGCTCGACCTCATAGAATGGCACGTGAAATCAACGACGAAGGCCCAGCAGGGTCTCTACGAATACGATGCCGTCAGCCGCCTGCGCGACAGCCAACTCGGCGATGAGCGCTTCAACGACATCCGGAACTACATCAAGCGCGGCAAGCTCTGGGACGCCTTTGCCGCGGACCGCAAGGTCGTGCTCCTGATCGACGAGATCGACAAGGCCGACATCGAGTTCCCGAACGACCTGTTGCAGGAACTCGATCGGATGGAATTCTTCGTCTACGAGACCGGCGAGACGATCCGCGCCGCGCAGCGCCCGATCGTCATCATCACCTCCAACAACGAGAAGGAACTGCCGGACGCCTTCCTGCGCCGCTGCTTCTTTCATTATATACGGTTCCCGGACGCGGACACTTTGCAGAAGATCGTCGACGTCCACTATCCCGGCATCAAGCAGAATCTGGTGCGGGCCGCCTTGACGCAGTTCTACGAGATCCGCGACGTGCCGGGTCTCAAGAAGAAGCCGTCAACCTCCGAGGCGCTGGACTGGATACGGCTGCTCGTGGCTGACGACATCGCGCCGGAGGATTTGCGCGCCGATCCCCGGAACATGCTGCCGAAATTGCACGGAGCCCTGCTCAAGAACGAGCAGGACGTGCACCTGTTCGAAAGGCTGGCCTTCATGGCGAGACGGCAGGGGTAG
- a CDS encoding DUF2794 domain-containing protein, translated as MIDRGGGTEDRDESAILIPFPETRRERLELPVSFDRRELDQILRLYGRMVAANEWRDYAIDQLRDRAVFSVFRRTSETPLFQIVKNPSLARKQGAYSVISAGGTVLKRGHELSRVLEVFDKALKLVKA; from the coding sequence ATGATAGATCGTGGCGGGGGTACGGAGGATAGGGACGAATCCGCAATATTGATCCCGTTCCCCGAGACCCGCCGAGAGAGGCTCGAGCTTCCGGTGTCGTTCGACCGACGGGAACTGGATCAGATCCTCAGACTCTACGGCCGAATGGTGGCCGCGAACGAATGGCGGGACTACGCCATCGACCAGCTTCGGGACCGCGCGGTGTTTTCCGTGTTCCGGCGCACCAGCGAAACGCCGCTCTTCCAGATCGTCAAGAATCCCTCGCTCGCCCGCAAGCAGGGCGCGTATTCGGTCATCTCCGCCGGCGGCACCGTACTGAAGCGCGGTCACGAGCTTTCGCGCGTTCTGGAAGTATTCGACAAGGCGCTGAAGCTGGTGAAGGCGTGA
- a CDS encoding thioredoxin family protein yields the protein MTALAAAAGVLLVGPASAEEKPGAPRGVIELFTSQGCSSCPPADRVLSDMVEQGDVVALAYHVDYWDYLGWKDTFATAENTARQYEYMKAFKAQSVYTPQAVINGRRHVNGASRIDIDKVLDELKGTPEGLSVEVKASRRGSSLMIEADAASERPNEAEVVIVYFDPPTPIQIDRGENTGKTVTYWNAVTGIQIAGMWHGKSTSFELPMREIARKGAGGCAVLLQSVNADGSPGAILGAAIVREMQN from the coding sequence ATGACTGCGCTCGCCGCAGCGGCGGGTGTTCTCTTGGTAGGCCCCGCGAGCGCGGAAGAAAAACCGGGCGCGCCGCGCGGCGTCATCGAGCTTTTCACCAGCCAGGGCTGCAGTTCTTGCCCGCCGGCCGACCGCGTGCTTTCCGACATGGTCGAGCAGGGCGATGTCGTGGCGCTCGCCTATCACGTCGACTACTGGGACTATCTCGGCTGGAAGGACACTTTTGCGACGGCCGAGAACACCGCCCGGCAGTACGAATATATGAAAGCCTTCAAGGCGCAGTCCGTCTACACGCCGCAGGCCGTCATCAACGGGCGCAGGCACGTCAACGGAGCCAGCCGCATCGACATCGACAAGGTGCTTGACGAACTGAAAGGCACGCCGGAAGGGCTGAGCGTCGAGGTAAAGGCGAGCCGCCGGGGCTCCAGCCTGATGATCGAGGCCGACGCGGCGAGCGAGCGGCCGAACGAGGCCGAGGTGGTGATCGTCTATTTCGATCCCCCGACGCCGATCCAGATCGATCGCGGCGAAAACACCGGCAAGACCGTAACCTACTGGAACGCCGTGACTGGCATACAGATTGCCGGCATGTGGCATGGCAAGTCGACCAGTTTCGAGTTGCCGATGCGCGAGATCGCCAGGAAGGGCGCCGGCGGATGCGCGGTGCTGCTGCAATCGGTGAATGCCGACGGTTCGCCGGGGGCCATACTCGGCGCTGCGATCGTGCGCGAGATGCAGAACTGA
- the acnA gene encoding aconitate hydratase AcnA, whose amino-acid sequence MGSHVTKSLDSYSCRRTLKVGDAEYVYFNLIEAEKNGLTGVSQLPFSMKVLLENLLRNEDGRSVTKDAIKAVADWLTDKGKAGVEIAYRPARVLMQDFTGVPAVVDLAAMRDGIKALGGDPEKINPLVPVDLVIDHSVIVDEFGTPMAFARNVELEYERNEERYKFLKWGQQAFRNFRVVPPGTGICHQVNLEYLGQVVWTNVEDDETVAYPDTCVGTDSHTTMINGLGVLGWGVGGIEAEAAMLGQPVSMLLPEVIGFRLTGRLKEGVTATDLVLTVTQMLRKKGVVGKFVEFFGPGLSNMTLADRATIGNMAPEYGATCGFFPVDSETIRYLTMSGRSDSRIALVEAYSRAQGMWREDGSADPVFTDLLELDLESVVPSMAGPKRPEGRVPLEDVAAGFEAALEKEYRRIEDYGKRYAVEGEDFDIGHGDVAIAAITSCTNTSNPSVLIGAGLLARNANRLGLKQKPWVKTSLAPGSQVVAEYLEKAGLQKELDKIGFNLVGFGCTTCIGNSGPLPAPISKTINDKALIAAAVLSGNRNFEGRVSPDVQANYLASPPLVVAYALAGTVTKDLTKEPIGEDRNGKPVYLRDIWPTSAEIHDFVAKNVTRELFARKYADVFKGDEHWQAVQAPSGQTYAWDDNSTYVQNPPYFAGMAKRFGSIGDIKGARVLGLFGDKITTDHISPAGSIKAASPAGKYLIDHGVGVADFNQYGTRRGNHEVMMRGTFANIRIRNHMLGENGREGGYTIHYPSKEEMSIYDAAMEYKREGVPLVIFAGVEYGNGSSRDWAAKGTNLLGVRAVIAQSFERIHRSNLVGMGIIPFVFEEGDSWRSLGLKGDEIVEIDGLETIRPRQKMVAKVTMGDGSVKNIPILCRIDTLDELDYFKNGGILQYVLRDLAA is encoded by the coding sequence ATGGGATCGCACGTGACAAAATCACTCGACAGTTACAGTTGCCGCAGGACGCTGAAGGTCGGCGATGCGGAATATGTCTATTTCAACCTGATCGAGGCCGAGAAGAACGGCCTCACCGGAGTGTCGCAACTGCCCTTCTCCATGAAGGTGCTGCTTGAGAACCTGCTGCGCAACGAGGATGGCCGCTCCGTCACCAAGGACGCGATCAAGGCGGTCGCCGACTGGCTGACCGACAAGGGCAAGGCGGGCGTCGAGATCGCGTACCGCCCGGCCCGCGTCCTCATGCAGGATTTTACCGGCGTCCCGGCCGTCGTCGACCTTGCGGCCATGCGCGACGGCATCAAGGCGCTGGGCGGCGATCCTGAGAAGATCAACCCGCTGGTTCCGGTTGACCTCGTCATCGACCATTCGGTCATCGTCGATGAATTCGGTACGCCGATGGCCTTCGCCCGCAATGTGGAACTCGAATACGAGCGCAACGAGGAGCGCTACAAGTTCCTCAAGTGGGGCCAGCAGGCGTTTCGCAATTTCCGCGTCGTGCCGCCCGGCACCGGCATCTGCCACCAGGTCAATCTCGAATATCTCGGCCAGGTCGTCTGGACCAATGTCGAGGACGACGAAACGGTCGCCTATCCGGACACCTGCGTAGGCACCGACTCGCACACCACCATGATCAACGGTCTCGGCGTGCTGGGCTGGGGCGTCGGCGGCATCGAGGCCGAGGCGGCCATGCTCGGTCAGCCGGTCTCCATGCTGCTGCCGGAGGTGATCGGCTTCCGCCTCACCGGCAGACTGAAGGAAGGCGTCACCGCGACCGACCTCGTGCTCACCGTCACGCAGATGCTGCGCAAGAAGGGCGTCGTCGGCAAGTTCGTCGAGTTCTTCGGTCCAGGCCTCTCCAACATGACGCTGGCCGACCGCGCAACCATCGGCAACATGGCGCCGGAATACGGCGCGACCTGTGGCTTCTTCCCTGTCGATTCGGAGACGATCCGCTACCTGACCATGTCCGGGCGCAGCGATTCCCGCATCGCGCTGGTCGAGGCCTATTCCAGGGCTCAGGGCATGTGGCGCGAGGACGGTTCAGCCGATCCGGTGTTCACCGATCTTCTCGAACTCGACCTCGAAAGCGTGGTGCCGTCGATGGCGGGTCCGAAGCGCCCCGAAGGCCGCGTGCCTCTCGAGGACGTCGCCGCCGGCTTCGAGGCCGCGCTGGAGAAGGAGTATCGCCGCATCGAGGACTACGGCAAGCGCTATGCCGTGGAGGGCGAGGATTTCGACATCGGCCATGGCGACGTGGCGATCGCGGCCATCACCTCCTGCACCAACACGTCGAATCCGTCGGTGCTGATCGGCGCGGGCCTGCTCGCGCGCAACGCCAACCGTTTGGGCCTCAAGCAGAAGCCGTGGGTGAAGACCTCGCTCGCGCCCGGTAGTCAGGTGGTTGCGGAGTATCTTGAAAAGGCGGGCCTCCAGAAGGAACTCGACAAGATCGGTTTCAATCTGGTGGGCTTCGGCTGCACCACCTGCATCGGCAATTCCGGTCCGCTGCCGGCGCCGATCTCCAAGACGATCAACGACAAGGCGCTGATCGCGGCGGCGGTGCTTTCGGGCAACCGCAACTTCGAGGGCCGCGTGTCGCCCGACGTGCAGGCGAACTATCTTGCGTCGCCGCCGCTGGTCGTCGCCTACGCGCTGGCGGGCACGGTGACCAAGGACCTCACCAAGGAACCGATCGGCGAGGACCGCAACGGGAAACCGGTCTATCTGCGCGACATCTGGCCGACCTCGGCGGAGATACACGACTTCGTTGCGAAAAACGTCACCCGTGAGCTTTTCGCCCGCAAGTATGCCGACGTGTTCAAGGGCGACGAGCACTGGCAGGCCGTGCAGGCTCCCTCCGGCCAGACCTATGCGTGGGACGACAATTCGACCTATGTGCAGAATCCGCCCTATTTCGCCGGTATGGCCAAGCGGTTCGGTTCGATCGGCGACATCAAGGGCGCGCGCGTGCTCGGCCTTTTCGGCGACAAGATCACGACCGACCACATCTCGCCGGCCGGCTCGATCAAGGCAGCGTCCCCTGCCGGCAAGTACCTGATCGACCATGGCGTCGGCGTCGCCGACTTCAACCAGTACGGCACGCGGCGCGGCAATCATGAGGTGATGATGCGCGGCACCTTCGCCAACATCCGCATCCGCAACCACATGCTGGGCGAGAACGGCCGTGAAGGCGGCTACACGATCCACTATCCCTCGAAGGAGGAGATGTCGATCTACGACGCGGCCATGGAGTACAAGAGGGAAGGCGTGCCGCTGGTGATCTTCGCCGGCGTGGAGTACGGCAACGGCTCCTCGCGCGACTGGGCGGCCAAGGGCACCAACCTGCTCGGCGTGCGCGCGGTCATCGCCCAGTCCTTCGAGCGTATCCATCGGTCGAATCTCGTCGGTATGGGCATCATCCCCTTCGTCTTCGAAGAGGGCGATTCCTGGCGCTCGCTCGGGCTGAAGGGCGACGAGATCGTCGAGATCGACGGGCTGGAAACCATCAGGCCGCGGCAGAAGATGGTAGCGAAGGTGACGATGGGCGACGGTTCGGTGAAGAACATCCCCATCCTCTGCCGCATCGATACGCTGGACGAGCTGGATTACTTCAAGAACGGCGGCATCCTGCAATACGTGCTGCGCGACCTCGCCGCCTGA